One Nesterenkonia populi DNA window includes the following coding sequences:
- a CDS encoding DUF4192 family protein — MTQNSAAAASPDTPTAHLDRPGDSLALVQHTFGYMPQDSLVLIGMAGGSSGGHLRVDLGPSAEDPYAMARQCAEWLAGPASEPAPDAAIALLFTRDAPSPLHGDLYDPLVHTLAGSLASDYEVELVHIWHAGGGSIRNYSCRDAACCPYPGHGIAQELEESLRRLPELHVPDGAQGPGDLLNEFLSPLASPSDASRRVMRRLVDDAVVPSAAQELLTLWDSALARTQRSGAQWIHTAESRTAALLKTLRTKRGRDTLVPLASAGYLPALAGTVFHDAVLQDPAVQNLEDEELLARLAGGLPKELSPARLDRLLEEYSRCWLGDTGSRPDWPRVEALEALLRELLAYAEAGERAAALTLKAWTEWAKGRSSVSSATVERLREESVAASDCTMADLIDRFSSAFGVCPWARVKIHSYSWWQTEQAGASPKKPAAFRE; from the coding sequence GTGACGCAGAATTCGGCCGCAGCGGCCTCACCAGACACACCGACCGCACACCTTGACCGACCGGGGGACTCCCTGGCCCTGGTTCAGCACACCTTCGGCTACATGCCCCAGGACTCCCTGGTCCTCATCGGAATGGCAGGAGGCTCCAGCGGCGGTCACCTTCGCGTGGATCTCGGGCCCAGCGCCGAAGACCCTTACGCGATGGCGCGCCAGTGCGCCGAATGGCTGGCCGGTCCGGCCTCTGAGCCAGCTCCTGACGCCGCGATCGCGCTGCTCTTCACCCGAGATGCCCCCTCCCCGCTGCACGGAGACCTCTATGATCCGCTCGTGCACACTCTCGCGGGTTCCCTCGCCTCGGACTACGAGGTGGAGCTTGTCCATATATGGCACGCCGGCGGCGGAAGCATCCGCAACTACAGCTGCAGGGATGCAGCGTGCTGCCCCTACCCAGGGCACGGCATCGCTCAGGAGCTCGAGGAGTCGCTGCGCCGCCTCCCTGAACTGCATGTGCCGGACGGCGCTCAGGGGCCAGGGGACCTCCTCAACGAGTTCCTCTCGCCCCTTGCGTCTCCCTCGGACGCTTCCCGACGGGTGATGAGACGACTCGTCGACGATGCCGTCGTCCCCTCTGCCGCCCAGGAGCTGCTCACCCTCTGGGACTCGGCCCTCGCCCGGACCCAGCGTTCCGGTGCCCAGTGGATTCACACTGCAGAGAGCCGAACCGCGGCGCTCCTGAAGACGCTCCGCACCAAACGGGGCAGGGATACTCTGGTTCCGCTGGCCTCAGCGGGCTACCTGCCGGCCCTGGCAGGCACGGTCTTCCACGACGCGGTGCTGCAGGATCCGGCGGTGCAGAACCTCGAGGATGAGGAGCTGCTGGCCCGGCTCGCCGGCGGCCTGCCGAAAGAGCTCAGCCCCGCCCGACTGGACCGCCTGCTTGAGGAGTACTCGCGCTGCTGGCTCGGAGACACCGGATCCCGGCCGGACTGGCCGCGGGTGGAGGCCCTCGAGGCGCTTCTGCGCGAGCTGCTCGCCTACGCTGAGGCGGGGGAGCGCGCAGCGGCACTGACCCTGAAGGCGTGGACAGAATGGGCCAAGGGACGCAGCTCCGTCTCCAGCGCGACCGTCGAACGCCTCCGTGAGGAGTCAGTCGCCGCCTCCGACTGCACCATGGCTGACCTGATCGACAGATTCTCCTCAGCATTCGGGGTCTGCCCCTGGGCGAGGGTCAAGATTCACAGCTACAGCTGGTGGCAGACAGAGCAGGCGGGCGCCTCGCCGAAAAAGCCTGCCGCATTTCGGGAATGA
- a CDS encoding RNA polymerase sigma factor, whose amino-acid sequence MSSRKVNVPTTKTEEETAAAKEQETAAKGSAEKKSTASKSSSKSGSAAKKSTGTKKTASTKASAAKKTTASKAPAKKAGGGGRRKTTDAVDEILAEVDSEEESPTAALANAVAKAEEEGEDAEKLVDTDAGEAKEDESPSGRGFVISNADDDDAPAVQVVSAGATADPVKDYLKQIGKVALLNAEQEVDLALRIEAGLFAEHQLANDDITDRKLRRDLQLIVADGKKAKNHLLEANLRLVVSLAKRYTGRGMLFLDLIQEGNLGLIRAVEKFDYTKGFKFSTYATWWIRQAITRAMADQARTIRIPVHMVEVINKLARVQRQMLQDLGREPAPEELAAELDMTPEKVVEVQKYGREPISLHTPLGEDGDSEFGDLIEDSEAVVPSDAVSFTLLQEQLHSVLDTLAEREAGVVAMRFGLTDGQPKTLDEIGKVYGVTRERIRQIESKTMSKLRHPSRSQVLRDYLD is encoded by the coding sequence GTGTCGAGTCGGAAGGTCAACGTGCCCACTACCAAGACTGAGGAAGAGACTGCCGCAGCCAAGGAGCAGGAAACTGCAGCCAAGGGCAGCGCGGAGAAGAAGTCGACAGCCTCCAAGTCCTCGAGCAAGTCCGGTTCTGCGGCCAAAAAGTCGACGGGGACCAAGAAGACCGCCTCGACCAAGGCAAGCGCCGCGAAGAAGACTACGGCCTCCAAAGCTCCGGCGAAGAAGGCCGGAGGCGGCGGCCGCCGCAAGACCACCGATGCCGTGGACGAGATCCTCGCCGAGGTCGACAGCGAAGAGGAGTCCCCCACCGCAGCTTTGGCGAACGCCGTGGCCAAGGCCGAGGAGGAGGGTGAAGACGCAGAGAAGCTCGTCGACACCGACGCCGGGGAGGCCAAGGAGGACGAGTCACCCTCTGGACGCGGCTTTGTCATCTCCAACGCGGACGACGATGACGCCCCTGCCGTGCAGGTCGTCTCCGCAGGCGCCACCGCGGACCCGGTCAAGGACTACCTGAAGCAGATCGGCAAGGTCGCCCTGCTGAACGCCGAGCAGGAGGTGGATCTGGCGCTGCGCATCGAGGCAGGGCTCTTCGCCGAGCACCAGCTCGCCAACGACGACATCACCGACCGCAAGCTGCGGCGTGACCTGCAGCTCATCGTCGCTGACGGGAAGAAGGCCAAGAACCACCTGCTCGAGGCCAACCTCCGTCTCGTAGTCTCCCTCGCCAAGCGGTACACCGGCCGCGGCATGCTCTTCCTGGACCTCATCCAGGAAGGCAACCTCGGCCTCATCCGCGCGGTGGAGAAGTTCGACTACACCAAGGGATTCAAGTTCTCCACCTACGCCACGTGGTGGATCCGCCAGGCCATCACCCGAGCCATGGCCGACCAGGCCCGCACGATCCGCATCCCCGTGCACATGGTCGAGGTCATCAACAAGCTCGCCCGCGTCCAGCGGCAGATGCTGCAGGACCTCGGCCGCGAGCCCGCCCCCGAGGAGCTCGCCGCCGAGCTGGACATGACTCCCGAGAAGGTCGTCGAGGTCCAGAAGTACGGCCGGGAGCCCATCTCCCTGCATACGCCTCTGGGTGAGGACGGCGACTCCGAGTTCGGCGACCTCATCGAAGACTCCGAGGCCGTGGTCCCCTCCGACGCCGTCAGCTTCACCCTCCTGCAGGAGCAGCTGCATTCCGTGCTGGACACCCTCGCCGAGCGGGAGGCAGGCGTCGTCGCCATGCGGTTCGGACTCACCGACGGCCAGCCCAAGACCCTCGACGAGATCGGCAAGGTCTACGGGGTGACCCGCGAGCGTATAAGGCAGATAGAGTCCAAGACGATGTCCAAGCTGCGCCACCCCAGCCGCAGCCAGGTCCTGCGGGACTACTTGGACTGA
- a CDS encoding DUF7455 domain-containing protein yields MTSTTGTLEAGAKLTALDRCDRCGAQAYVRAELSSGGALLFCNHHARAVEDTLRPQTLGWIDESDRIS; encoded by the coding sequence ATGACAAGCACCACCGGCACTCTGGAGGCAGGGGCCAAGCTGACCGCCCTGGACCGCTGCGACCGCTGCGGAGCCCAGGCCTATGTGCGCGCCGAGCTGTCCTCCGGCGGGGCGCTTCTCTTCTGCAACCACCACGCCCGTGCCGTTGAGGACACTCTCAGGCCTCAGACTCTCGGCTGGATCGACGAGTCAGACCGAATCAGCTGA
- a CDS encoding DNA gyrase/topoisomerase IV subunit B, which yields MATREEYGARHLSVLEGLEAVRKRPGMYIGSTDSRGLMHCVWEIIDNSVDEALAGYASTITVTLHPDDSVEVSDDGRGIPVDIEPRTGLSGLEVVFTKLHAGGKFGGGSYNAVGGLHGVGASVVNALSARLDAAVTRGGKVHSLSFRRGEPGTFAGSEPQDEFTPAEAGSPLQATGKAKRGVTGTTVRYWADRQIFTPDAAFNDEELFARARQTAFLVPGLKLVVQDLRGAEHTEQVFRYDGGISEFVEHLSPDAPITDTWRIQGHGTFTETIPVDGRMQEVERDCEVDIALQWGTGYDITVRSFVNIIATPKGGTHLSGFEQAMLRIFRKVVEANARKLKAGNDKLEKDDVLAGLTAVITVRIAEPQFEGQTKEILGTPAARQIVSRVVAGQLEQKLTSSKKADKQQAAAVLEKVVSEMKSRISARQLKETQRRKNALENSSMPAKLVECRAKDVESSELFIVEGDSALGTAKLARSSDYQALLPIRGKILNVQKASVSDMLSNQECAALIQVIGAGTGRSFDITAARYGKVVLMTDADVDGAHIRTLLLTLFFRYMRPMIEAGRVFAAVPPLHRVEIIQPGRKANEVRYTYSEAELVKLLAELEKKGLRYKEPIQRYKGLGEMDADQLSETTMDPQRRSLRRIRVEDADAAEKAFELLMGSVVAPRKDFIIEGSRALSKERIDA from the coding sequence ATGGCAACGCGTGAGGAGTACGGCGCCCGGCACCTCTCTGTCCTCGAAGGCCTTGAGGCAGTCCGGAAGCGCCCCGGCATGTACATAGGCTCCACCGACTCCCGGGGGCTGATGCACTGCGTCTGGGAGATCATCGACAACTCCGTCGACGAGGCGCTGGCCGGCTACGCCTCCACCATCACCGTCACGCTGCACCCCGACGACTCCGTCGAAGTCAGCGACGACGGCCGGGGCATCCCCGTGGATATCGAGCCTCGCACTGGCCTGTCAGGCCTCGAGGTGGTCTTCACCAAGCTGCATGCCGGAGGGAAGTTCGGCGGCGGCAGCTACAACGCAGTCGGGGGCCTGCACGGCGTCGGCGCCTCGGTGGTCAACGCGCTCTCCGCACGTCTGGACGCCGCCGTCACTCGCGGCGGCAAGGTGCATTCCCTCTCCTTCCGCCGCGGCGAGCCCGGCACCTTCGCCGGGTCCGAGCCGCAGGACGAGTTCACCCCTGCCGAGGCGGGCTCGCCGCTGCAGGCCACCGGCAAGGCCAAGCGCGGCGTGACCGGCACCACGGTCCGCTACTGGGCAGACCGGCAGATCTTCACCCCGGACGCCGCGTTCAATGACGAGGAGCTCTTCGCCCGTGCCCGGCAGACCGCCTTCCTGGTCCCGGGACTGAAGCTCGTGGTGCAGGACCTCCGCGGCGCGGAGCACACTGAGCAGGTCTTCCGCTACGACGGCGGCATCAGCGAGTTCGTGGAGCATCTCTCGCCCGACGCCCCCATCACCGATACGTGGAGGATCCAGGGCCACGGCACGTTCACCGAGACGATTCCCGTGGACGGGCGCATGCAGGAGGTCGAGCGCGACTGCGAAGTCGACATCGCGCTGCAGTGGGGGACCGGCTACGACATCACGGTCCGCAGCTTCGTGAACATCATCGCAACCCCTAAGGGCGGCACCCACCTCAGCGGCTTCGAGCAGGCCATGCTGCGCATCTTCCGCAAAGTCGTAGAGGCGAATGCCCGCAAGCTCAAAGCGGGAAACGACAAGCTGGAGAAGGACGACGTCCTCGCCGGCCTCACCGCAGTGATCACCGTCAGAATCGCCGAGCCCCAGTTCGAAGGCCAGACCAAGGAGATCCTCGGCACACCCGCCGCGCGGCAGATCGTCTCACGGGTGGTGGCCGGCCAGCTCGAGCAGAAGCTGACCTCCTCCAAGAAGGCCGACAAGCAGCAGGCTGCCGCCGTGCTTGAGAAGGTGGTCTCCGAGATGAAGTCCCGGATCTCCGCCCGGCAGCTCAAGGAGACCCAGCGCCGCAAGAACGCCCTGGAGAACTCATCGATGCCGGCCAAGCTTGTGGAATGCCGGGCCAAGGATGTGGAGTCCTCCGAGCTGTTCATCGTGGAGGGCGACTCCGCGCTCGGCACAGCCAAGCTGGCCCGCTCCTCGGACTATCAGGCGCTGCTGCCGATACGCGGCAAGATCCTCAACGTTCAGAAGGCCTCTGTCTCGGACATGCTCTCCAACCAGGAATGCGCCGCTCTCATCCAGGTCATCGGCGCCGGAACTGGTCGCAGCTTTGACATCACCGCCGCGCGGTACGGCAAGGTGGTGCTGATGACGGACGCCGACGTCGACGGTGCTCACATCCGCACGCTGCTGCTGACGCTCTTCTTCCGGTACATGCGCCCGATGATCGAGGCGGGACGGGTCTTCGCCGCTGTGCCGCCCCTGCATCGCGTAGAGATCATCCAGCCTGGGAGAAAGGCCAATGAGGTCCGCTACACCTACTCGGAGGCGGAGCTGGTGAAGCTGCTCGCCGAGCTGGAGAAGAAAGGCCTGCGGTACAAGGAGCCGATCCAGCGGTACAAGGGTCTGGGCGAGATGGACGCCGACCAGCTCTCCGAGACCACGATGGACCCGCAGCGCCGTTCGCTGCGCCGCATCCGAGTGGAGGATGCCGATGCCGCGGAGAAGGCATTTGAGCTCCTCATGGGCAGCGTGGTCGCCCCGCGCAAGGACTTCATCATCGAAGGATCCCGTGCTCTGAGCAAGGAACGCATCGATGCCTGA
- a CDS encoding heme o synthase, giving the protein MTTTPSRTSADAPATLGFKRKAAAYWSLTKPRVIELLLVTTLPTMFFAQRGLPDFWTAVATMIGGAMAAGSAGAFNCYLDRDMDRLMNRTKKRPLVTGEVSPREALAFAAVLGALALGVLWVGTNPLATALGAAAIFFYVVVYTMLLKRRTEQNIIWGGIAGCFPVVIAWAAVRETLEWPALVLFVIIFLWTPPHYWPLSMKYRTDYQKADVPMLGAVATENTVSVQVVLYAWATVVCSLLLVPLGWAGITYTAVAVVSGAWFVWECHVLHRKAQQGSLKQKEAMKVFHLSILYLTLLFVGLWLDPFIGQPLMS; this is encoded by the coding sequence GTGACCACAACGCCTTCCCGCACCTCAGCTGACGCGCCCGCAACGCTCGGGTTCAAGAGGAAGGCAGCGGCCTACTGGTCGCTCACCAAGCCGCGGGTGATCGAGCTGCTGCTGGTCACGACCCTCCCCACTATGTTCTTCGCCCAGCGCGGCCTGCCCGATTTCTGGACCGCTGTGGCCACCATGATCGGCGGTGCCATGGCAGCAGGCTCCGCGGGTGCGTTCAACTGCTATCTGGACCGTGACATGGACCGGCTGATGAACCGCACCAAGAAGCGGCCCCTGGTGACCGGCGAGGTGAGCCCGAGGGAGGCATTGGCCTTTGCCGCGGTGCTCGGAGCGCTCGCGCTCGGAGTCCTCTGGGTCGGCACGAATCCGCTGGCCACCGCTCTCGGAGCGGCCGCGATCTTCTTCTACGTCGTGGTGTACACCATGCTCCTGAAGCGGCGGACCGAGCAGAACATCATCTGGGGCGGCATCGCAGGATGCTTCCCCGTCGTGATCGCCTGGGCCGCGGTCAGAGAGACCCTCGAGTGGCCGGCCCTGGTGCTCTTCGTCATCATCTTCCTGTGGACTCCGCCCCACTACTGGCCGCTGTCCATGAAGTACCGGACGGACTATCAGAAGGCCGATGTTCCCATGCTCGGGGCCGTCGCGACGGAGAACACCGTCTCGGTCCAGGTGGTCCTCTACGCGTGGGCCACGGTGGTCTGCTCGCTGCTGCTGGTGCCGCTGGGCTGGGCAGGGATCACCTACACGGCGGTCGCTGTGGTCTCAGGGGCCTGGTTCGTCTGGGAATGCCACGTGCTGCACCGCAAGGCCCAGCAGGGGAGTCTGAAGCAGAAGGAGGCCATGAAGGTCTTCCACCTCTCCATCCTCTATCTCACCCTGCTGTTCGTCGGCCTGTGGCTGGATCCCTTCATCGGCCAGCCCCTGATGAGCTGA
- the adhP gene encoding alcohol dehydrogenase AdhP, producing MSTMTAAVVEDFGKELNVTEYPTPKPGPGQVLVRLLASGVCHTDLHAAEGDWPVKPSPPFIPGHEGVGVVEELGEGVTELKEGQLVGNAWLWSACGSCEYCRTGWETLCESQTNGGYSVDGSFGEYMLVEARFAASIPEGSDPHEIAPVLCAGVTVYKGLKMTGVRPGQWVAISGIGGLGHIAVQYAAAMGMRVIAVDIADDKLALAQRHGAEIVLNAMGSDPAQEIQDKVGGVHGVLVTAVHPSAFGQAITMARRGGSIVFNGLPPGDFPAPIFDIVLKGLTIRGSIVGTRQDMEEALDFYARGFIRPTFSKRPLGDINAVFDEMHHGKIDGRVVIDYTA from the coding sequence ATGAGCACTATGACTGCCGCCGTCGTCGAGGACTTCGGCAAGGAGCTGAACGTCACTGAGTACCCCACCCCCAAGCCGGGGCCGGGCCAGGTTCTGGTCAGGCTCCTCGCCTCAGGGGTGTGCCACACCGACCTCCATGCCGCCGAGGGAGACTGGCCCGTGAAACCCTCTCCCCCGTTCATTCCGGGGCACGAGGGCGTGGGCGTGGTCGAGGAGCTCGGCGAGGGCGTGACCGAGCTGAAGGAGGGTCAGCTGGTGGGCAATGCCTGGCTCTGGAGCGCCTGCGGCTCCTGCGAGTACTGCCGCACCGGCTGGGAGACGCTCTGCGAGTCACAGACCAACGGCGGCTACTCCGTGGATGGATCCTTCGGCGAGTACATGCTCGTTGAGGCCCGGTTCGCGGCCTCTATCCCGGAAGGGTCGGATCCGCATGAGATCGCGCCGGTGCTGTGCGCGGGAGTGACGGTCTACAAGGGGCTGAAGATGACCGGCGTTCGCCCGGGCCAATGGGTAGCCATCTCTGGGATCGGCGGACTCGGCCACATCGCCGTGCAGTATGCGGCAGCCATGGGGATGCGAGTCATTGCTGTGGACATTGCGGACGACAAGCTCGCCCTGGCTCAGCGGCACGGCGCCGAGATCGTCCTGAACGCCATGGGTTCGGACCCCGCCCAGGAGATCCAGGACAAGGTGGGCGGCGTCCATGGAGTGCTCGTCACCGCGGTGCACCCGAGCGCCTTCGGCCAGGCCATCACGATGGCACGCCGCGGCGGGAGCATCGTCTTCAACGGCCTGCCTCCGGGAGACTTTCCCGCGCCGATCTTCGACATTGTGCTGAAGGGCCTCACCATTCGCGGCTCCATCGTGGGAACCCGCCAGGACATGGAGGAGGCTCTGGACTTCTACGCCCGCGGGTTCATCCGTCCGACCTTCTCCAAGCGGCCGCTGGGAGACATCAACGCAGTGTTCGACGAGATGCACCACGGCAAGATCGACGGCCGCGTGGTCATCGACTACACGGCCTGA
- a CDS encoding GAF domain-containing protein — protein MRAVPDQPDTWGSLRQDLRESWHRSAAYLGDPGVALAPVELPDEDLSELRRTHPLRQVLPVFEQLLIRPASEAGLIVAIGDAEGRLLWVDGDQGALRRAEASAFQPGARWSEQAIGTSAPGIALATGRGSQVHQDEHFAFSAHQFSCSAAPIRNPHTGSVVGIVDLTGDEKAVATHSLPLIYAAISAAEAELKVLTADSGLPQLITLGTLRPLLGRSAARERLSLRHAEIMTLLAWHGQLSDQGGLTSAELAELLFGEPGHEVTLRAEVVRLRRMLRSAPASSGGTDLLSKPYRLDRPIEVDAVLVHQALIAGERDFALDLYGGALLPASEAPGVAELRRQLSVELREAMLADGTPEQLWRYLQLSEAAEDEEAVYTALRVLPADSPQRSSLVARATVMQPPCD, from the coding sequence ATGAGGGCCGTCCCCGACCAGCCCGACACCTGGGGAAGCCTGAGGCAGGACCTGCGCGAGTCCTGGCACCGTTCTGCCGCCTATCTCGGCGATCCCGGTGTCGCACTGGCGCCCGTTGAGCTGCCCGATGAGGACCTCTCGGAGCTCCGACGCACGCATCCGCTGCGCCAGGTGCTGCCGGTCTTTGAGCAGCTGCTGATCCGACCTGCCTCTGAGGCCGGGCTGATCGTGGCCATCGGTGATGCTGAGGGCCGCCTGCTTTGGGTGGATGGTGACCAAGGCGCGCTTCGCCGTGCAGAAGCCTCAGCATTTCAGCCCGGAGCGCGGTGGTCCGAACAGGCGATAGGGACCTCGGCGCCCGGCATTGCGCTGGCCACCGGCCGCGGCTCACAAGTTCACCAGGATGAGCACTTCGCCTTCTCCGCGCACCAGTTCTCCTGCTCCGCCGCGCCAATCCGCAATCCGCACACCGGCTCCGTGGTCGGCATAGTCGACCTGACGGGAGACGAGAAGGCCGTGGCCACGCACTCGCTGCCGCTGATCTATGCCGCGATCTCTGCCGCCGAGGCGGAGCTTAAGGTCCTCACCGCGGACTCGGGCCTTCCGCAGCTCATCACCCTCGGCACCCTGAGGCCGCTGCTGGGACGCAGTGCCGCAAGGGAGCGCCTGAGCCTGCGTCACGCGGAGATCATGACGCTGCTGGCCTGGCACGGCCAGCTGAGCGATCAAGGGGGGCTCACCTCGGCGGAGCTCGCGGAGCTGCTCTTCGGGGAGCCGGGTCACGAGGTGACCCTGCGTGCAGAGGTAGTGCGTCTCAGGCGCATGCTGCGCAGCGCGCCCGCCTCTTCCGGCGGAACGGATCTGCTCTCGAAGCCCTATCGCCTGGACCGTCCGATCGAGGTGGACGCCGTGCTGGTCCACCAGGCACTCATCGCCGGAGAGCGCGACTTCGCACTCGACCTGTACGGCGGCGCCCTGCTGCCGGCCTCGGAGGCCCCAGGTGTGGCCGAGCTGCGCAGGCAGCTCTCCGTGGAGCTGCGCGAGGCGATGCTCGCTGACGGGACTCCCGAACAGCTGTGGAGGTACCTTCAGCTCTCTGAGGCGGCCGAGGACGAGGAGGCGGTGTACACCGCGCTGCGCGTGCTCCCCGCAGACTCTCCGCAGCGATCCTCCCTGGTGGCGCGTGCAACGGTCATGCAACCGCCATGTGACTAG
- the exaC gene encoding acetaldehyde dehydrogenase ExaC yields MSVYSQPGTNGSVVSFASRYENFIGGEWVAPGRGKYFENPSPVTGRTFTEIPQSTAEDIDLALDAAHRAAPAWGRTPVAERAIVLNRIADRIEENLEMLAVAETWENGKPVRETLAADLPLAVDHFRYFAGAIRAQEGGISEIDGDTIAYHFHEPLGVVGQIIPWNFPLLMATWKLAPALAAGNAVVLKPAEQTPTSILLLMELIADLIPDGLINVVNGFGAEAGAPLASSPRIRKIAFTGETTTGRLIMQNASQNLIPVTLELGGKSPNIFFEDVSRADDAYYDKALEGFAMFALNQGEVCTCPSRALIQNSIIDDFLDAAVERTRTMVQGNPLDTDTQVGAQASNDQLEKILSYLDIGKQEGAEVLIGGSRADLGGDLAGGYYVQPTIFRGSNTMRVFQEEIFGPVVSVTGFDDYDEAISVANDTLYGLGAGVWSREANTAYRAGRDIQAGRVWTNCYHQYPAHAAFGGYKQSGIGRENHLMMLAHYQQTKNLLVSYSADKLGFF; encoded by the coding sequence ATGAGCGTCTATTCACAGCCGGGAACCAACGGCAGCGTCGTCAGCTTCGCGTCTCGCTACGAGAACTTCATCGGCGGCGAGTGGGTCGCCCCAGGCAGGGGAAAGTACTTCGAGAACCCCTCTCCGGTCACCGGCAGGACATTCACGGAGATCCCGCAGTCGACGGCGGAGGACATCGACCTCGCCCTCGACGCCGCTCATCGAGCTGCGCCCGCCTGGGGGAGAACACCAGTCGCCGAGCGCGCGATCGTCCTGAACCGCATCGCCGACCGGATCGAGGAGAACCTCGAGATGCTCGCCGTGGCCGAGACCTGGGAGAACGGCAAGCCGGTGCGCGAAACCCTGGCCGCCGATCTCCCGCTGGCTGTGGACCACTTCCGCTATTTCGCCGGAGCGATCCGAGCCCAGGAAGGCGGCATCAGCGAGATCGACGGCGATACGATCGCCTACCACTTCCACGAGCCCCTCGGCGTCGTGGGGCAGATCATCCCTTGGAACTTCCCCCTGCTGATGGCCACCTGGAAGCTCGCCCCCGCTCTGGCGGCAGGAAACGCGGTGGTCCTCAAACCCGCGGAGCAGACACCCACGAGCATCCTGCTGCTCATGGAGCTCATCGCCGACCTCATCCCGGACGGTCTGATCAATGTGGTCAACGGCTTCGGCGCCGAAGCCGGCGCCCCGCTGGCCTCCAGTCCGCGCATCCGGAAGATCGCGTTCACCGGGGAGACCACCACGGGCCGCCTCATCATGCAGAACGCCTCACAGAACCTCATCCCGGTCACCCTCGAGCTGGGCGGCAAGAGCCCCAACATCTTCTTCGAAGACGTCTCCCGGGCCGACGACGCCTACTACGACAAGGCGCTCGAAGGGTTCGCCATGTTCGCCCTCAACCAGGGCGAAGTCTGCACCTGCCCATCCCGCGCGCTCATCCAGAACAGCATCATCGATGATTTCCTCGACGCGGCTGTGGAGCGCACTCGAACAATGGTGCAGGGCAACCCTCTGGACACCGACACCCAAGTCGGGGCTCAGGCCAGCAACGACCAGCTGGAGAAGATCCTCAGCTATCTCGACATCGGGAAGCAGGAGGGCGCCGAAGTTCTCATCGGAGGCAGCAGGGCAGATCTGGGCGGCGACCTTGCCGGAGGCTACTACGTACAGCCAACCATCTTCCGAGGAAGCAACACCATGCGAGTCTTCCAGGAGGAGATCTTCGGGCCGGTGGTCTCGGTGACAGGCTTCGACGATTATGACGAAGCGATCTCCGTCGCCAACGACACCCTCTACGGGCTCGGGGCCGGGGTCTGGTCGCGCGAAGCCAACACCGCCTACCGGGCCGGACGGGACATCCAGGCCGGCCGCGTGTGGACCAACTGCTACCACCAGTACCCGGCGCATGCAGCCTTCGGCGGGTACAAGCAGTCGGGCATCGGGCGGGAGAACCACCTGATGATGCTCGCCCACTACCAGCAGACCAAAAACCTGCTGGTGAGCTACTCCGCCGACAAACTGGGATTCTTCTAG
- a CDS encoding DUF779 domain-containing protein translates to MGAERVAITDQAASLLRQLREDHGQPLMFHQSGGCCDGSAPMCYTQGTFATGPADVLLGELDAGTPEPVPVWISRAQYEYWSHTHLTIGVTHGRGAGFSIEGPTGHRFIIHSRLFTEDELQELDPVTSG, encoded by the coding sequence ATGGGCGCCGAACGTGTTGCCATCACTGATCAGGCGGCGTCGCTGCTGAGGCAGCTGCGCGAGGATCACGGTCAGCCGCTGATGTTCCATCAGTCCGGCGGGTGCTGCGACGGTTCGGCGCCCATGTGCTACACCCAGGGGACGTTCGCGACCGGTCCGGCCGATGTTCTCCTCGGCGAGCTGGATGCTGGGACCCCCGAGCCCGTCCCGGTGTGGATCTCAAGGGCACAGTACGAGTACTGGTCCCACACGCACCTCACCATCGGCGTCACACATGGCAGAGGCGCAGGGTTCAGCATCGAAGGCCCGACCGGTCACAGGTTCATCATCCACTCCCGCCTCTTCACCGAGGACGAGCTCCAAGAACTGGACCCGGTGACGTCGGGCTAG